The genomic stretch tgagcatgcatgtggcgGGAATCCAGAGGGATAGCCGTCAGACCTCATGTCTACAGCATCACACTCCGAGCACCGGGACGCCCCCTGCGATATAACATTTAACTTTTCCATTTATTACAGGACCATCAGAAAACCCGTGACCGTCCTGCAATTCGTTAAAAAGGGAAACATCTTCCCAGCTTTAAATTGCAATTATTAATTTCTCGCCTACAAATTGTCTTTGTAATTACAACCACATGTATTATAGACGGAACCTAAACACAAAGAATAGAAGTATCCGCCAATAGGATGTATATAGTTCTACAGTGGGGGAGGGGGCTCCTCTGCAGCCCGCACCGTGCTATGACTGTCCCTATGGTTCCCAGCATCTGTGCGTCCCGCCCGGCAGCCTGGCCCGCAGCacttagtgttaaaaaaaaaagaaagaaaaaaacatttcctgcatTATAATAGACTGAACGTAATACTTGATAATGGAGGTCTGTTGTAAAATCCAGAGAATAGGAGCAGAACATTGACTTTGGCATGCACAAATCTGTTCCAATGCAGCCGCCATCACGACGgtactgcagccattttttttttttttttttaagatttcaaGAATGAAGGGGGGGATGGGGCAGCCTGTCCGTAAGTCAGGAGAGTGTGAACCCCAGGAAGTGGAGAGGCGGTATCCTCCACTGAAATATATTGCATAATATTAAATGGCCGcagaccatgtgatagaggcaaGGAAGGGAACCGGCCATCTGGAGGATCCCTTTAAATTAGGGCCTTATATCCTCACCACCGCCCCCTTCTGGTGGAGGTGGGGAATAGACAAAAGCCTGCCACAAACGCTATTGTGCTGAGCCGCCTTATAAACACTTAGAAGGGTATAGCCGCCTGCTGCAGCGCGAGAGCTTGTCAGGTGACCCCTCTCAGTCCTGCTGATTGGCTGAGAAGACTCATGGCGGACCCATACTCATTAACGTACGTGGCTAGGCTTTAACCCCTCCAAACCTGGTCTAGAATTACTAGGGCCTCCGTAATATGCCCAAATTTAGAAGGATCTCTTATCCCGGCAGGTTCACTTTAAATTGTTTTCCTCCACATTGAGACAGACTTTGGCACCTATTCCTATGTGTAACCAAAACCCCGCCATCTGCCATTATataccatatacatatatatatattttttatatctgttTTTTGCTAGTCTGTGCTACCCATATCTGTATTGGTTAAACCTGGAAACAGGAGTTGCATAATGTAAGGTTCTACATTTCACCAGTTTTCCCTGATATTTAATATAACTTTAACATAAGAAATCTGCAATGTCGAATCGGCgcctggggagggggaggggggggggggcggggaaaTCGGGGATTCGACTGACGGACGACAGATTTCCCCTGCTGCTCTGACAAGATGGCACGGCGTGATTGCAATTTCTGAAAAGCATAAGTGAGGAATTCTGGGTCGTGAAAACTTCCTGAGGAGAACCGGAAACTGCCCCGCCGACCGCTCGCTGAACAGACATACAacataaataataattaaaataaaataaaaaaaataaaaaaaaataaaagagaagAACTTGAGTGTTCCAGTGTTAAGagcttacaaaaaaaaataaaaataaactttttgtttaaaataataataaaaaaaaaaaatcacatgcttCTATTTTCAATAATTCCTCAGACACAGCAAACCTATAAAATACATTGGCAGGTAAAGATTTACCTACATAAGGTGGGGGGGAGGGCgttagatttaaaaaaagaaaaatctatatatataatttttttttctaaaaaaaaaaacaccgttAAGGAATGGTTATTTGCTGTGAACATTAACCTTTCCTAGCAGGTTGTGTATCCACGAGCCATGCGACAGAGAGAGAGGACAGGCAACCGATGGGTTAAACACCAAGCACGCTTTCCTTTCCTTTTAAATAACACGTCGAAATCGTGATACactgatatatagatatatatatatttttttaaaacggttcaatttattattaaaattgcttagtgtttttttttttcttttttgcaaatGTATAATTTAAATTTTTAGAGACTGTGGAACTGAGGTATAGCTTGTTGAGGGAGGTTAAAGGATGCCTGGAAGCCTCTTTAAAATGtcccacgtaaaaaaaaaataaaaaaaaaaattataattatatatatattttttttctttttcggttTCTTTACATAGAACAGCAGCACAGGGAACATTCACAAGCTGTGTCATATTGGCATTACAATAGTCATCGATAGAAACACAACAGCAAATGCGATAAAAACAGTtacccttttttttcttctttttttttttagatccgaAAATGAAatgctttgatttaaaaaaaaaaaattcatataatatatatacacatatgtgaatatgtgtgtatgtatatatatatatatatatatacacatatacatatatttatacatatatatatttatagcagtaGTTCACTCAAGGTTTCAGTCTCTTCTGACATTTACAAAACTGGTGTCAGCGGATTATCCAGAGAGGTCCGTGTTTCTTCATATTTTATTCATTCCTTTCATattcagtttatttatttttcgcaAAACCGCCACGTGGAATGAAATAAGTCTGGTGCGTCCTGTCTGAGGGATGTTGCGATAAAAGACCAACCCATTCGAAAAGAGGCAAAGTCAATTCCTTAGCTTATAGCAGCTCTGAGTTCTGTTGGTCAAGTGCAAGTATCATAGACTGGATTCCTTGGGGGGGAAGTCCACGTTGGTCACCATGGTGACCACTGTGACAATGTCCTCTGTCGTGATAATATTTGTAAGTCTATGCATCTGGATAATCCGCTCCTCTACACAGCCCGCCGATAACCGCGCTTCTGCGTCGTGATCCCAGCACTCCTCTATCGTTTCGCAGAGCATCGCCAGCCCCTAGAGAGAGGAAAATATTCAGGATCCTGGAGCAAAGGGATGTGCTCACACGCGGCTGGACCGCGGCCAGTCTCCTGGGGACACACGCGGCTGGACCGCGGCCAGTCTCCTGGGGACACACGCGGCTGGACCGCGGCCAGTCTCCTGGGGACACACGCGGCTGGACCGCGGCCAGTCTCCTGGGGACACACGCGGCTGGACCGCGGCCAGTCTCCTGGGGACACACGCGGCTGGACCGCGGCCAGTCTCCTGGGGACACACGCGGCTGGACCGCGGCCAGTCTCCTGGGGACACACGCGGCTGGACCGCGGCCAGTCTCCTGGGGACACACGCGACTGGACCGCGGCCAGTCTCCTGGGGACACACACACGCGGCTGGACCGCAGCCAGTCTCCTGGGGACACACACACGCGGCTGGACCGCAGCCAGTCTCCTGGGGACACACACACGCGGCTGGACCGCAGCCAGTCTCCTGGGGACACACACACGCGGCTGGACCGCAGCCAGTCTCCTGGGGACACACACACGCGGCTGGACCGCAGCCAGTcctggggacacacacacacacgcgcgcGCCTGGACCGCAGCCAGTCCTGGACACACACACACGCGGCTGGACCGCAGCCAGTCCtggggagacacacacacacgcacgcacacacacacacacacacgcacacgcacgcacgcacgcacgcacGGCTGGACCGCTGTCAGTcctggggacacacacacacgcgcGCGGCTGGACCGCGGCCAGTcctggggacacacacacacatgggtgGACCGCGGCCAGTCCTGGGGACACACGCACACATGCGGCTGGACCGCGGCCAGTcctggggacacacacacacatgcggCTGGACCGCGGCCAGTCCTGGAGACACACACACGCGGCTGGACCGCGTCCAGTCCTGGGGACACACACACGCGGCTGGACCGCGGCCAGTCCTGGGGACACATGCACACATGGGTGGACCGCGGCCAGTcctggggacacacacacacatgcggCTGGACCGCGGCCAGTCCTGGAGACACACACACGCGGCTGGACCGCGGCCAGTCCTGGGGACACACACACGCGGCTGGACCGCGGCCAGTCCTGGGGACACATGCACACATGGGTGGACCGCGGCCAGTCCTGGGGACACACACACGCGGCTGGACCGCGGCCAGTCCTGGGGACACATGCACACATGGGTGGACCGCGGCCAGTCCTGGGGACACATGCACACATGGGTGGACCGCGGCCAGTCCTGGGGACACATGCACACATGGGTGGACTACTATCAGCCCAGCAGTGGGAAGAATGCGAGTACACACAGCTGGGCGTACTTACTGCATGCTTCTGCCAACATTCCCTTAAAATGGGTCTTTTCTTCTTATGTACAACCACCTCCTGCATATCCTCCAAAGACGGGTGCTGCCCAATCTCCTCTTCAAACGGTAACATGTACTCGTCCACAGGACCTACACAGAAATCACGCAATTAGTACATTTCCCACATAGGACCCTGAGATTATGGGGTCTTGTCTGTTTCCATTTAAATAAACTTTACCTAAGACTGGAAAACCAGTCTAATTAATAAAACGGTGCAAAAATTAGTTTCAATTTTTCACTATTTACAATATCTTTGTCACTGTCAGTGACTGAAAATACTCAAACCTAATACTTCTTGCAGCTGAaggtttgctacaattgtatccagtctagagaaTTCTCTGCGAGCTACATAGATTAGCCTCTGGATCAATATTCTCCATTCCAATTCAAAAACTGAGCTACACTTTTGCTACAATATACCAGTGCAGGTAACGGGTATCAGTATGGATACAGTAGAACAATTCACGAGCTGTCAGAAGAAAGAACAGAGATTGGGAAACCTGGACGTCGGGGACACCGTACTCACCATCAGACGCTGTGCAGCGCGACGCCAGCTCCCAAAGAACTAGGCCGAATGCATACATATCTATCCTCAAGAAGGCGTCTCTCTGGAAATTTATAGCGCCCTCTAGCACCTCTGGAGCCATATACCTCCTAGTGCCCACCTGCAAAACAGGTTTCATGCCAGGTTAATTTCCCTAGTACATGAAGCCAAGAACCAACCACATCCGTAAGTCTCCCGTATTGCAGACACTTACCTGGCCATGAGTATCGCCAGCTGATTTACCCGCTTCGAACTTTAATGCAAGGCCAAAGTCCGCTATACACGCCGTCAGGTTGTTTTTCAGGAGTATGTTTTTGCTCTTGATATCCCTTTAAGATGATAAATAGGGTTCAGTGATTAGAAGGAGACTGAGGACAAAGTGGAGACACAAGCGGGTGATGAAGATGCACGTACCTGTGGGCTATGGCGGGTTTATGGCCGTCTTTGAGACCTGGGATGTCTTCGTGGAGGTAAGCGAGACCCCTGGCCATCGTTTCGGCAATGTGGTACAGTTCATTCCAAGTGACCACATTTGCCTTCAGAAAGTCGGTGAGCGAACCCTTTGAGGGCAGAAAGTAGGCATAGTAGGAtacttgttaaaggggtggtccagtttagaaaaaagtaaataaaattttCATACACCCTATTATCAGTTAATGGGGGCGCcctgttcaggatcctcatctcattctggaggacctgtcctgtgtTACACAGACATCCTTTTGCTATGAATGGGAATTGTGCAATGCATCATCTCccctgtggaggcgctgcaggAAAACTAAACACTTACTACCTGATCAATGGGCATCCAAGCTGGAAGCCACTGAGATCAGTGTCTTGCCAAGGGACCCTTCTAATAAGTAGGGATGCTCCAAagtggaggacccctttaattcTAATAAATACGTGGAAGTCTTATTCATCATGATTGTTAAACTACGCTTTGTCTATGGCTCCTTCATTCCATCTCCTCCCTCAGACGTTGACAGAATATCCAATTCATATGCCTTTTAATGCTCATGGCAGATCCAAGTGAAGTCTAACGCAGGAGATCAAAACTATTTAGAGGAACGTACACGGCCTCTTTCAAAAGGAGAGTCTATAAAATGCACTTTGCAAATTTCAAATTGGAAATTTGGAgttaatttggggggggggggggggggggtgtcctctaTTAGCTACAGCAGACAGAGTCATGATGGAGGACCCAATGCATGCACATCCCACTGATTTCAATAGGAACGGTGTTACTCTTCATTTCCCACGTGGTGACGCTGCAAGATATGCCATCAACTGTCAGGACCCCCAGCAGCGCTTGAAGAAAGGGCCACAATGCTAGGCAGTACGTACAGGGGGTCTTCAAGCTTTTCTTCCAACCCAGTGGCCATGTTCAGACGTCAatgactggaatacccctttaaggggcagCACCTTGACATGTCTACAGTTGGGCACGGGTAGTAGGAAAGTGAGCATTCAGCGTTGGCAGAGTCATCACTTACCTTCTCGTGGAACGCGGTTATTAGCCACAGATCTGTGTCCAGGTTGGTACCACGCTTCTCCGTGCCAATGAAATGCAGGATATTTTCATGCTTCATGCCGGGCAGGCTGTAAACCTCGTACTCGTTCTGCCAAGACAGCTTGTCCTGAACGGCGAAAGCAGGTTTTTTAGTAGGGCAACGCAATTATCCAAGAGAATCTGATATCTGGGTGCCTATGCAGACccgtgtgtctccatggtaacagactacaaccaTATGAAGCTGCAGTCACACACCGTTACATAGCCTTCCCCATCATCTTACTAACATACATTTGATAGGTTCTGGACAGATGGACGGCTATAGGTCACACAGACGGATGCATGTTTGCAAAGGAGCTGCAGAGACGTTATTTCTCTTTGTAGATGCATTGGAAAAATTAGGTTTTAAAGGATTTAGAACTTTTGAAAATAACCCTATGTGACCCAGGGGTCAGCAAGATACGGGACTCCTTGCAAAaccacaacttccagcatgcacaaTTGTTCATCAGTAAAGGgagcatattgggagttgtagttttacaacagtgaCGTAGCCATCTGTGGTCACACAACTCCACTTTCCATGTGAATAGTACATAATTTGGGGAGGGGAAGAGATTTATGGACCCCCCCTCCACCCGTGCAGCCGTCTGACAGGTCAGGTGATGGAGAACAGCGGAGGTTAGAATGAAAAACATTTCCTAGAAAACCACCTTTTGTGTGTATTCTGAACAGAGATAACAAGCCTGAGCCGCTGGAATGAAGCGTCGAGTAGGAACACGCCGGGACATACCTGAATGGGGAATATCTTGACAGCCACCAGTTCGCTTAATAACTGCGCTTTCCACACGCAACCAAACCTTCCTCGAGCCTTCACCTCCAGCAACTGCAGAGGCCTCAACCCCAGCAGAGGAGAGGGCGGGGGAGGACCCGGATCCTGCAAGAGAGACCACCAGTTCAGTAACAGGCTGAGCGTTACGCCAACAAAGTCGGCGAGCCGCCAGTGATGGACATGCAGAACCTACGCGGCAAAGCACACAGTCTGCCCTGAGCGTCATCACTGGCCACACAGTGCAAGGTCACTTCCACCCAAAATGCAACCCCCCCCAAGAACGCAACAAAAATCCTAATGAAACATTTGGTAGATGTACGTAACTTGAATGCGGGGGGGGGGAATCAAATTTAATATGGCCTTGCTGCAATGGCCGCTCTCACATGTGACCTcagccagctttcccagactcctgaatgaCTTATCTGCCTAGTAAGTCCAGGGTTCTGTCTCTGcacatacagatgtgtccacccaGAGCTTTTTGCAAATTTCCTTAAGGACTCCAGTTTGTCTTagaaatttaaagggcatctgtcctcagttttgtacctatgaaactggctgacctgtgcgCTTGTCCCAtgttcattgctgagaaaaagtatgttttattatatgcaagtgagcctctaggagcaacgagggcgttaccattacacccagaggctctgctctcacTGCAACTGTCACGCCCAttgcactttcattgacagggccaggtgtgatgatgttttcactgcctggtcctatcACTccaagtgcagagagagcagagcctctaggagtaatggtaacgcccctgttgctcctagaggctcacttgcatataataaaacatactttttctcagcaatgagaacatgggaccaacacagatgtcttcagctgccaagcgcacaggtcagccagtgtcataagtacaaaactgctgacagatgccctttaataggtTAGTGCAAAATGCACCAGGCTGCAATGCAAATCACAACCACTAGGTGGCCACATGTCCTAGAATCAAAGCATTTCCAAAGCTGATCGTCTTGCATCACCCATCCGGAGATACGCGGAGCCAAGAGGGAAGGTAAGAAAGGACACATCTGTAAACATACACTGCCATCCCAAACTGACTATTATAATGGTGGCTATATTGGgtgttgcccaaaaaataaaccaTTTAAAAGGGCTTATTTGGCCATTTTAACAACTCAGTGACTCGTATTTACTGTTCATTTTAGGTGGAAGTGGACTTAAAGAGCTCATCACATTTTGAAAATGTACATAATCCATGCTGTCACCACCCTGCTTAGAGGCAGGTTGATGTAACTTGCACTTTTTCttgcaaaatgtttaataaaaactattgatTAGCAGACATATATCATTTTAAGTGCTACCTGTAAAGCATGCCTTTATTATCACTTTTAGATTCAAAATTCTGGGCtaatgtagatatatatatatatatatatgggtctTCAAAGCAGTCAGGGCGCCAGATAATCTGATACAAAGCTCCAAACTGCCTGCAGAACCAGAGATTCAGAAGACGTCAATCtggctgcagccaccactagggggagcttactgcatacagagttGTTATGGAGTCCCAGACATAACCTagacagtaagctcctgagctccctctagtggcggccgCAGGTAGCCACATTCTTCTCTTCTAAATCTGTCTCTcctggggatttggagctctgaatCTGAAAAACGGAGCTCTAACTGCTATTACAATAATGTTAAAAAATTCATCAGCAGAGCATTTTGAACCTATTTAgctttattaaaagaaaaaaaaataatggtgttCAAAGGCGCAACATTATAGCCTACACAATTCTACGTAGCATATGTGTCATTTTCATAAGGCATTCCCCGTAACAGTGAGAAAAGCAATTTGTTAGCCAGGGTTAGGCAGTTCTGTGCCAATGTCTCTATATCTCAATATATCCAGCCCTGTGGAGTGAGCAAGCTCGCAGGCTGATGCGTCTCCATGttataacattaaaaaaataaaaaatataaatttgtatCATGCATTAGCGCTGGATGTTACCGGTCTATGGAAACGAGCCTCTTACCTCTATCATAATGTGAAAGGCGTGCTTGCGAAGAAAAACACATATGCAAAAGGAATTACTATCTGCACCTCAGTAACACTTAAAAAGTCATTTTACAATCCTAAAATAGCATGTGCTAAATGAGTCCCACCAGCAAGATCACACACAACAACACTGAAGTTCATATTGGAATgtgctagggtgtagttccagttTTTTAGCACAAGAGGGCACTGTTGTCATAGAAAGCTCAGGCTGCACAGGATTGACATGTGGTTATTACATTCAGTCAAGGACGATGGCTACTGCTGGTCGTACCCGTGTCAGGGAGACCTCACCCTCCGATCCCTTTACTAGAACGGCTGTAAAATCAAGAGGGAGTTCTCAACTTGTGGCACAGGGCATCTCAGAGACGCCGGACTAAGTCTAGTTTGGGTCTGATCCCTGCATTGTACATGGTCACTAAGAAATGCTACCCTATAAAAGCATCATGAAAAGGAGAAAGGACAAGGCAAGGTACCCACAAAATGTACCAACATATGTGATATCACCATATATGCACTGGAatatac from Bufo gargarizans isolate SCDJY-AF-19 chromosome 8, ASM1485885v1, whole genome shotgun sequence encodes the following:
- the ACVR2A gene encoding activin receptor type-2A isoform X2, with product MGAATKLAFAVFLISCSSGAILGRSETQECIFYNTSWEKDKTNHSGIERCLGDNDKRKHCFATWKNNSGSIEILKQGCWLDDVNCYDRVDCMERKENPDVFFCCCEGSICNERFFHSPEIEVTHPTLNPVTPKPPLFNTLLYTLVPIMGFAVISLISFWMYRHHKLAYPPVLVPTQDPGPPPPSPLLGLRPLQLLEVKARGRFGCVWKAQLLSELVAVKIFPIQDKLSWQNEYEVYSLPGMKHENILHFIGTEKRGTNLDTDLWLITAFHEKGSLTDFLKANVVTWNELYHIAETMARGLAYLHEDIPGLKDGHKPAIAHRDIKSKNILLKNNLTACIADFGLALKFEAGKSAGDTHGQVGTRRYMAPEVLEGAINFQRDAFLRIDMYAFGLVLWELASRCTASDGPVDEYMLPFEEEIGQHPSLEDMQEVVVHKKKRPILRECWQKHAGLAMLCETIEECWDHDAEARLSAGCVEERIIQMHRLTNIITTEDIVTVVTMVTNVDFPPKESSL
- the ACVR2A gene encoding activin receptor type-2A isoform X1 encodes the protein MGAATKLAFAVFLISCSSGAILGRSETQECIFYNTSWEKDKTNHSGIERCLGDNDKRKHCFATWKNNSGSIEILKQGCWLDDVNCYDRVDCMERKENPDVFFCCCEGSICNERFFHSPEIEVTHPTLNPVTPKPPLFNTLLYTLVPIMGFAVISLISFWMYRHHKLAYPPVLVPTQHAFHIMIEDPGPPPPSPLLGLRPLQLLEVKARGRFGCVWKAQLLSELVAVKIFPIQDKLSWQNEYEVYSLPGMKHENILHFIGTEKRGTNLDTDLWLITAFHEKGSLTDFLKANVVTWNELYHIAETMARGLAYLHEDIPGLKDGHKPAIAHRDIKSKNILLKNNLTACIADFGLALKFEAGKSAGDTHGQVGTRRYMAPEVLEGAINFQRDAFLRIDMYAFGLVLWELASRCTASDGPVDEYMLPFEEEIGQHPSLEDMQEVVVHKKKRPILRECWQKHAGLAMLCETIEECWDHDAEARLSAGCVEERIIQMHRLTNIITTEDIVTVVTMVTNVDFPPKESSL